One Halomicrobium salinisoli genomic region harbors:
- a CDS encoding phospholipase D-like domain-containing protein: MSDLLTTADDLRTQSPERLWGLSAESVYSALAARATGEPIRDRLEPHLRAETIRTNDERNSDAVVSIHEWVLAKLGFVDDGTISLLGMVVLTSDDPQPFIRATTVAQFQSAEMVLRSCSEIEDTVPRRELDSLLADEWDETVLAPLLGSLGFLTIYPDSVELERDRIATSLSAQQTQSTEAAVADAYRDIFSHVVPSADDACLEDLVARVTATDPTDGELVVMDVATLAGTSTIVVDEADLEEVIRDQRREYESELDTVRSLLTPSPESTVERVATDESVPFDTQPEESDQADDVWEVAFALVATATAHPNLGTFDVQFVTERWSSVTPYSLYQALSSISGVDCDVSDGVVEFETVPETVDAASVRDEYMEYLVERCSMIQRRVAALSQASVSLPPSPVATESMVVQEYESIDSGAVAPTYFTYTLVDPDALGEQKMDEYVGESRGLGRERARLRRWHDNRSSGLKTYTAMTDRLFSLGLERDVEEQILRIMTPFDDDTFNEYVAQIRRLLKQGFELRLLTRHTKESWEWQRLQRNLLSEIKEHRDQVTVRTYSRFKEHQRVTPDMDFRDLGEFGIHGKLQTIGAPGEGAALLGSANFMENSYDWNPECGVYTERTQFVDAAIEFFDIVWDISAADEVAMERLREVPDPQLVPTYYTEW; the protein is encoded by the coding sequence ATGAGTGACCTACTCACTACTGCAGACGACCTTCGCACGCAGTCACCGGAACGCCTCTGGGGACTGTCGGCAGAGAGCGTTTACTCTGCCCTCGCCGCACGAGCCACTGGAGAGCCGATTCGGGATCGGCTTGAACCACACCTCCGGGCGGAGACGATCAGAACGAATGACGAGCGGAACAGCGATGCCGTCGTCTCGATACACGAGTGGGTACTCGCCAAGTTGGGTTTCGTCGACGACGGGACCATCTCACTACTGGGGATGGTGGTCCTCACTTCCGACGACCCACAGCCGTTCATCCGTGCTACAACGGTCGCACAGTTCCAGTCCGCCGAAATGGTGTTGCGCTCGTGTAGTGAGATCGAAGACACCGTCCCGCGACGCGAACTCGACAGCCTCCTAGCCGACGAGTGGGACGAGACCGTTCTCGCCCCGCTTCTGGGGTCGCTCGGGTTTCTGACTATCTACCCCGACAGCGTCGAACTCGAGCGAGATCGAATCGCTACTTCACTGTCGGCACAGCAGACGCAGTCGACGGAGGCTGCCGTCGCCGACGCCTACCGGGACATCTTTAGTCACGTTGTGCCGTCCGCCGACGATGCCTGTCTCGAAGATCTTGTAGCACGGGTGACTGCGACGGATCCCACAGACGGAGAACTGGTCGTGATGGACGTAGCGACCCTCGCTGGTACGTCGACTATCGTCGTCGACGAGGCCGACCTCGAAGAGGTGATTCGTGATCAGCGGCGTGAGTACGAGAGCGAACTCGACACGGTACGGTCGCTACTTACTCCGTCTCCAGAATCAACCGTCGAACGGGTTGCAACCGACGAGTCGGTCCCGTTCGATACGCAACCCGAAGAAAGCGATCAAGCCGACGACGTCTGGGAAGTTGCGTTCGCTCTCGTAGCCACGGCGACAGCGCATCCCAACCTGGGGACGTTCGACGTGCAGTTCGTTACAGAGCGATGGTCATCGGTGACGCCATATTCGCTCTACCAAGCGCTTTCGTCGATCTCTGGGGTCGACTGCGATGTCAGTGATGGCGTCGTCGAATTCGAGACGGTCCCTGAAACAGTCGATGCTGCATCGGTGCGCGATGAATACATGGAGTATCTCGTGGAACGGTGTTCGATGATCCAGCGCCGTGTCGCCGCACTCTCACAGGCGTCGGTATCACTTCCCCCGTCTCCCGTCGCGACCGAGTCGATGGTAGTTCAGGAGTACGAATCGATCGACAGCGGTGCCGTCGCACCGACCTACTTCACCTATACGCTCGTCGATCCCGACGCACTCGGGGAGCAAAAGATGGACGAGTACGTCGGTGAGTCGCGCGGACTCGGTCGGGAACGAGCACGTCTCCGTCGGTGGCACGACAACCGGTCTTCCGGGTTGAAGACGTACACCGCGATGACCGACCGCCTGTTCAGTCTCGGTCTCGAGCGCGACGTCGAAGAGCAGATCCTGCGCATCATGACGCCGTTCGACGACGACACGTTCAACGAGTACGTTGCCCAGATTCGGCGGCTTCTCAAGCAGGGTTTCGAGTTGCGCCTTCTCACCCGTCACACGAAGGAATCCTGGGAGTGGCAACGTCTGCAGCGGAATCTACTGAGCGAGATCAAAGAGCATCGAGATCAGGTCACGGTTCGTACCTACTCACGGTTCAAAGAGCATCAGCGTGTGACGCCCGATATGGACTTTCGTGACCTCGGCGAATTCGGGATTCACGGGAAACTCCAGACGATCGGTGCGCCTGGAGAAGGGGCAGCGCTCCTTGGTTCAGCAAACTTCATGGAGAACAGTTACGACTGGAACCCGGAATGTGGCGTCTACACTGAACGCACACAGTTCGTCGACGCCGCGATCGAGTTCTTCGACATCGTCTGGGATATCTCAGCGGCAGATGAGGTAGCGATGGAACGATTGCGAGAAGTCCCCGATCCCCAGCTCGTACCTACGTACTATACGGAGTGGTGA
- a CDS encoding DUF262 domain-containing protein: MPDEPRIGNIMLRYDARRGGVSDLETESDELMANEIIHRRAGRYITIEKRPLGEFLDDRFRIPDYQREYEWEEEQWDELWGELHQLMQVSLGARIPDIFFGSMFFSQRDGSEILEDREGEVYDVIDGQQRLTTISIVLKILSETLAEDLSQCSTPFIGKHSHHVGDINNYIFESSSSQSQASLILANSDDVFFEKLLKGEEEQLEYLLDQEAQYNHRIYGAIAIEDYLSALNISENRYFDRLLAQDDPPNLGKTRQKRIEGIDSISDLSDQLKSELLENKVTLDKTNERLLHAYDFFEERLSKFFNKFEEPEDRYRAAANLKEYILNDFLVGYFSVDDADPQLLMRIFEVLNDRGVELKKTDVIQTRIVTRLREDKENYDNYFDQWQGIRETFGKEHEATIDFLTTFFVVKTPSVTARGQISDRLLEAFSLSEGAQEGQLLDSRLLTVGEAQELINELDEYDDYYHSLRDPYSDPIEFPDQEAYGVASRCNQILLRLNAAGTRIWEPIVLAVYHDIRETDRYSPEQLLKLLKTIESLVIRFHVVNAINTKDRAYSNAVDAYHNNRSIDQVIESMLEPLWGEEALTGGELVDSLCRTEWSGNMAQQVLRMIDSPSIVETYGLNAALKWNRDDAIATADQILPTNPVQEGDYTLIEEFFRLREDDSTDPEFLTNTMESPMGEENLEQVLDVLRSLVDNKAVDDLEEISVQFSKLLGNYVPVSDRGELSTANGGLGAKLPVYADSTFFDNRPSGQVLRDKYLGLDEYKSVEKRYVLQSIKAELQEESWEDPKEALKSDIVESKQHTEEIRELLDDLLTDDWDSSIEAIEEELSKEEYIGAEQSLNEKWTYEVCAENTAVLLDILLDRLTFETHRPNEFTDVNVKQKVQSEINRKRGIIGFEYR; encoded by the coding sequence ATGCCTGATGAACCGAGGATCGGAAACATCATGCTCCGATATGATGCGCGAAGAGGAGGGGTATCGGATCTGGAGACGGAGTCTGATGAATTAATGGCAAATGAGATCATTCATCGCCGGGCAGGGCGGTACATTACAATTGAAAAACGTCCATTAGGAGAATTTTTGGATGATCGGTTCCGGATTCCAGATTACCAGCGAGAGTACGAGTGGGAAGAAGAGCAGTGGGATGAATTGTGGGGAGAACTCCATCAGTTAATGCAAGTTAGTCTTGGAGCTCGTATCCCCGACATCTTTTTTGGTTCTATGTTCTTCTCGCAGCGAGATGGTTCGGAAATTCTTGAGGACCGAGAAGGTGAAGTATATGACGTTATTGATGGACAACAGCGCTTAACGACTATTTCGATTGTTCTTAAGATACTATCTGAGACGCTCGCAGAGGATCTTTCCCAGTGCTCCACTCCGTTCATTGGAAAGCATTCCCACCACGTAGGAGATATTAATAATTACATCTTCGAATCCAGCAGTTCCCAATCACAGGCATCGCTAATATTGGCTAATTCGGATGACGTATTCTTCGAGAAGTTACTGAAGGGTGAAGAAGAACAATTAGAGTATCTGTTAGACCAAGAAGCACAGTACAACCATCGGATCTATGGCGCGATCGCTATCGAAGATTATCTAAGTGCCCTGAACATTTCAGAGAACAGGTACTTTGATCGATTGCTCGCGCAAGACGACCCTCCAAACCTTGGAAAAACCCGCCAAAAACGAATTGAGGGGATTGATTCTATTAGTGACCTGTCTGACCAACTGAAGTCAGAGCTATTGGAGAACAAAGTCACGCTCGACAAAACGAATGAGCGACTACTACACGCATACGACTTCTTTGAAGAGCGACTAAGTAAGTTCTTCAATAAGTTCGAAGAACCTGAGGACCGATATCGTGCGGCAGCAAACCTCAAAGAGTACATTCTTAACGACTTCCTCGTAGGCTACTTTAGTGTTGATGACGCTGATCCACAGTTGTTGATGCGTATCTTCGAAGTACTGAATGATCGTGGTGTCGAGCTCAAAAAGACGGATGTGATTCAAACTCGAATCGTTACTCGTCTCCGGGAAGACAAAGAGAATTATGACAACTACTTTGATCAATGGCAAGGTATTAGAGAGACCTTCGGAAAAGAACACGAAGCAACGATTGACTTCCTGACGACGTTCTTCGTCGTGAAGACCCCATCTGTAACTGCTCGCGGCCAGATTTCTGATCGACTATTAGAAGCCTTTTCCCTCTCTGAAGGAGCTCAAGAAGGACAACTACTCGATTCGCGATTGTTGACCGTTGGGGAAGCGCAAGAACTAATCAACGAACTCGATGAGTATGATGATTATTATCATTCACTCCGCGACCCATATAGCGATCCCATAGAATTTCCAGATCAAGAGGCATATGGAGTCGCAAGTCGATGCAATCAGATTCTGTTGCGGTTGAACGCCGCTGGGACAAGAATCTGGGAGCCCATCGTACTGGCTGTCTACCACGACATTCGAGAGACTGATAGATATTCACCAGAGCAATTATTGAAACTTCTGAAGACGATCGAATCCCTTGTCATCCGATTTCATGTTGTTAATGCAATTAATACCAAAGATAGAGCGTACTCGAACGCGGTAGACGCCTACCACAACAATAGATCGATTGACCAAGTTATCGAGTCGATGTTGGAACCCCTATGGGGGGAAGAAGCGCTCACTGGTGGTGAATTAGTTGATTCCCTGTGTCGAACGGAATGGAGTGGTAATATGGCACAACAAGTCCTCCGCATGATTGATTCGCCGTCAATCGTAGAGACATACGGCCTTAATGCGGCTCTGAAGTGGAATCGGGATGATGCCATAGCCACTGCGGATCAAATTCTTCCTACTAACCCTGTTCAAGAAGGAGACTATACACTAATAGAGGAATTCTTCCGACTTCGAGAGGATGACTCCACTGATCCCGAATTCTTAACGAATACTATGGAAAGCCCAATGGGGGAGGAGAATTTGGAGCAGGTTCTTGATGTTCTTCGTTCTTTGGTTGACAACAAGGCAGTCGATGATCTAGAGGAAATTTCAGTGCAGTTCTCCAAACTTCTTGGAAACTATGTACCAGTTAGTGATCGAGGTGAACTATCAACCGCTAATGGAGGACTGGGCGCGAAACTCCCTGTGTATGCAGATTCGACTTTCTTCGACAATCGCCCCTCTGGCCAGGTCCTCCGAGACAAGTATCTTGGGCTCGATGAGTACAAATCTGTAGAAAAAAGATATGTCCTACAAAGTATCAAGGCAGAACTTCAGGAAGAATCCTGGGAGGATCCCAAGGAAGCCCTCAAATCAGATATAGTTGAGTCCAAACAACATACGGAAGAAATCCGCGAATTACTTGATGATCTTCTGACGGATGATTGGGATTCATCTATAGAAGCGATTGAGGAGGAGCTATCGAAGGAAGAATATATAGGCGCAGAACAAAGTCTCAACGAGAAATGGACATATGAGGTTTGTGCGGAGAATACGGCTGTATTACTGGATATTCTTCTCGATAGGTTAACCTTCGAAACTCACCGGCCAAACGAATTCACTGACGTAAATGTGAAACAGAAAGTACAATCTGAAATAAACAGGAAACGAGGGATCATTGGTTTCGAATATCGCTAA
- a CDS encoding ABC transporter permease, with amino-acid sequence MPRTEDPEPTNIIEKYREYVSAEFIISQLGKEYMDLTADHPAFEVEDPPDLSSQANILKHVKRIATQIEEGKLRYVNQRYIEELNKIEGEFDYEIFLGKTPEEDLEEEEKEYLFDEFGNFEAVEAFAGTIPYISTVYSALILYYLNQGQIPNAESLLEEADSDWPDDFPLRDYFASRAKLAGTSIVEDIDYTTVVEQARSAYKEIEPHYLTSANFANAVLHAFEHATQFTTDDSDELPSEQQLLREAKNSIEEATTLRTNDASLLALMARIYALCGEERDNTEENFDDASEAIRQAIKIKNETVENDSIEAREYDQLRREIDLRRRTAELQNAVSDAETKAGEVENKLGNVVERYQRNTLSFIGFFTALITLAITSTQLIGQLDTTTQSTAGLIILEGGILLVAFSGLGILLPVFSDEKSLLVRPLALGVFGLLTCGLGYHLM; translated from the coding sequence GTGCCGCGTACGGAAGATCCAGAGCCGACAAATATAATCGAGAAGTATCGGGAATATGTCTCCGCCGAATTTATTATATCACAACTTGGCAAGGAGTACATGGATCTTACTGCAGATCATCCTGCCTTTGAAGTAGAGGACCCACCCGATCTCTCTTCTCAAGCAAACATTCTCAAACATGTTAAGAGGATAGCAACACAAATTGAAGAAGGAAAACTGAGGTATGTAAATCAGCGCTATATTGAGGAACTCAACAAGATAGAAGGGGAATTTGACTACGAGATATTTTTAGGTAAAACGCCGGAAGAGGATTTAGAGGAGGAAGAAAAAGAGTACTTATTCGACGAGTTTGGTAACTTTGAGGCTGTTGAGGCATTCGCTGGTACCATCCCCTATATAAGCACCGTCTACTCCGCTCTGATCCTATATTATCTTAACCAAGGGCAGATACCAAATGCGGAATCTCTTCTTGAAGAAGCTGACTCTGACTGGCCAGACGATTTTCCTTTACGGGACTATTTTGCCTCGCGTGCGAAACTTGCAGGTACCTCGATAGTTGAGGACATAGATTACACGACTGTGGTGGAACAAGCTCGGTCAGCCTATAAGGAAATTGAACCGCATTATTTGACTTCGGCTAATTTCGCGAATGCAGTTCTTCACGCGTTTGAACACGCTACACAATTCACTACTGACGACTCAGATGAGCTACCAAGCGAGCAGCAACTCCTTAGGGAAGCAAAAAACTCGATCGAGGAGGCCACTACATTACGGACTAACGATGCGAGTCTGCTTGCTCTTATGGCACGCATCTATGCCTTGTGTGGTGAGGAGCGAGATAATACAGAAGAGAATTTTGATGACGCTTCTGAGGCAATTCGCCAAGCAATTAAGATTAAGAATGAAACGGTAGAAAACGATTCTATTGAAGCCCGAGAATACGACCAGCTCCGCCGGGAAATTGATCTAAGACGGAGAACTGCGGAACTACAGAACGCCGTTTCTGATGCCGAAACAAAAGCGGGAGAAGTTGAGAACAAGTTGGGTAATGTTGTTGAACGATATCAGCGAAACACGCTTAGTTTTATCGGGTTCTTTACAGCGCTTATCACGCTCGCCATCACGTCCACGCAACTTATTGGGCAACTAGATACCACGACACAATCTACTGCAGGTCTAATTATTCTAGAGGGTGGCATTCTGTTAGTCGCCTTTAGTGGACTGGGTATCTTATTACCGGTATTCTCTGATGAAAAATCTCTGCTTGTACGTCCGTTGGCACTCGGCGTGTTTGGTTTGCTAACGTGCGGCCTTGGTTATCACCTTATGTGA
- a CDS encoding Cdc6/Cdc18 family protein, which produces MVDVDENPFDEEDSIFEQKQPLKKDTFTPETIFHRDDEIELYINALQDVVVGHDPNNVFVYGPTGVGKTAVTKWVRDKLQEKADSQDVPLSVLGPINCRNYKSSYALVTSLVNEFRDPDDQLPDSGYSTDRVFEFLYEEIEAVGGNVLIILDEIDNIPPDARNDFLYELPRAEANENTPISEAKIGLIGISNDLKFVDVLEPKVKSTLGEREIKFGPYNASELQDILEYYACVAFQDGVLEEDVIPLAAAFSAQERGDVRQGLRILEKAGEYARMEDADTVTEEHTRRATDTIEKDEILDYFEQDLSSQQALTYLATTLAFIEPNHEAATKRIYSLYSSIAESSGRRVKSERKIYEFLDQLSMQGLVRSAEKNLGRKGGRKYVYEVTDDPADIVDAALQSSYSNAVPSNVNNILSLHLEDESTDFEPPDKSDEEQQALWQFV; this is translated from the coding sequence ATGGTGGACGTTGATGAGAATCCCTTTGACGAGGAGGACTCTATCTTTGAGCAGAAACAACCCCTCAAGAAGGATACTTTCACCCCGGAGACAATCTTCCATCGGGACGACGAGATTGAACTCTACATCAACGCTCTCCAGGACGTCGTTGTCGGTCACGACCCGAACAACGTCTTCGTCTATGGACCGACGGGCGTCGGGAAAACGGCAGTCACGAAGTGGGTCCGTGACAAACTCCAGGAAAAGGCTGACTCACAGGACGTTCCTCTAAGTGTTCTCGGGCCTATCAACTGTCGCAACTACAAGTCTTCCTACGCACTTGTCACGTCGCTCGTCAACGAGTTTCGCGATCCTGATGATCAGCTTCCGGACAGTGGCTATAGCACTGACCGCGTCTTCGAGTTCCTCTACGAGGAAATCGAGGCTGTCGGCGGGAACGTGCTCATCATCCTCGACGAGATCGACAACATTCCGCCCGACGCTCGGAACGACTTCCTATACGAACTCCCTCGCGCGGAAGCGAACGAAAACACGCCCATTTCGGAGGCCAAGATCGGTCTCATCGGGATCTCGAACGATCTGAAATTTGTCGACGTCCTCGAGCCGAAAGTCAAATCGACGCTCGGTGAGCGAGAGATCAAGTTCGGTCCCTACAACGCAAGCGAGCTTCAGGACATCCTCGAGTACTACGCGTGTGTCGCGTTCCAGGACGGCGTCCTCGAAGAAGACGTTATCCCGTTGGCCGCTGCTTTCTCCGCTCAGGAACGAGGTGACGTTCGGCAGGGGCTTCGTATCCTCGAGAAAGCAGGCGAGTACGCCCGGATGGAAGACGCCGATACCGTCACGGAGGAGCACACTCGCCGAGCTACAGATACGATCGAGAAGGACGAGATCCTCGATTACTTCGAGCAGGATCTCAGTTCTCAGCAGGCGCTTACGTATCTCGCGACGACGCTTGCGTTCATCGAACCGAATCACGAGGCAGCCACCAAACGCATCTATAGCCTTTACTCGTCGATCGCCGAGTCGAGTGGCCGTCGTGTCAAATCCGAGCGTAAGATCTACGAGTTCCTCGATCAGTTGTCGATGCAGGGACTCGTCCGTTCGGCAGAGAAGAATCTTGGTCGCAAGGGTGGCCGTAAGTACGTGTACGAAGTTACCGACGATCCTGCCGACATCGTCGATGCTGCACTCCAGTCGTCCTACAGCAACGCCGTTCCGAGCAACGTGAACAATATTCTTAGTCTCCACTTGGAAGACGAGTCCACCGACTTCGAGCCACCGGACAAGTCGGACGAAGAGCAGCAGGCACTCTGGCAATTCGTCTAA
- a CDS encoding VirB4 family type IV secretion system protein, with translation MYDTDSRDPTQLIPPYVNTHIELYRGVTTQDLLLFVPAGGLLIVALVALFVNASTVFWVAGLLAGLSLLVASVVKLTTDWYTSPRERIRDGIGYLRRRHRFPWGPDETVDVHGVRRIEDGVAEMQDGRLVGLVRVEPTNTAMMERDQKDHLTAQLGSVIDEEIKDFDVNLYATTTEPDTDALTDEYQRRLEGDLEDLDDDRAVALRKRMHIENLVEWRDDNQSMWDARDWEFYVAVPVSPTVLQHDASVWELLLPFLDPEGERSDGELEGILAQRVAQVVDGIGGIDGLDASRVDTEEYADLLARFWIDRQLTGDQYDRLDWEESPDDAALTPAEQAFRPSHLDEHQGFVELNDEYVRTFWIASWPVEPEGLFLEELVSLRGVDVDICVHVRSEDKKRKISQLEHQIADIQSEGMEREQNADISAIDIDRDVDAYVKYRELLQETSTQPWQISGYVTVRADSQDAAERAAGAVEEFESLDVAQQVALDEAAEDVRDVAEANPADLTVIPPSKNQLAAVRSSSPVGRDHYQKETAEEKTRSVPGGAIGAMFPFCHVTIEEDHGMEWGRNEQNGTVIKADPFDRGVAPHIITIGQSRSGKTYGCSKAAARWFMESDDHTLILCDTQAGFEGLTEQLGGRHYVVDGSKTINPLDIQPVPKYVRESIGQVNPYRMKIDEATQFFAGVLRAQGVDPGPYTATIEEGLEETYARFDIYPEDLDSHANQSPTIEDFLETFDRIAENPDDYSLTDSGVESDRKEEQVAKLLTKLRGFRPSGKYHYLVGQTEESLTDPELDMAYLDLRQFQSSSEAEKSVMLQLMLGQVYEKVKRSQGKVVFLIDEAHVLLHSEKMVEWLQKAAREWARYDAALWFVSQSPREFLASMQGHDEAEESHRRTIVDQCSTIQCYRTPGVEPEILEQLGLNRNQVEFVKRKATPGKAGKGYSECLTKLDDYQSWFPTFVEAAPYEDTLLQYTRRDHGDFEEYLDQAWGAINTNGVTIDHPQNLNLGDGVSTVGDEESRPRSHRPDDSSTDGPVESVQSN, from the coding sequence ATGTACGATACCGATAGTCGCGATCCGACACAGCTCATCCCACCGTACGTGAACACCCACATCGAGTTGTACCGCGGAGTTACGACGCAAGATCTCCTGCTGTTCGTCCCGGCAGGCGGTCTGCTCATCGTCGCGCTCGTCGCACTCTTCGTGAACGCGTCAACCGTGTTCTGGGTGGCCGGACTCCTCGCTGGCCTGTCCCTGCTCGTCGCAAGCGTCGTGAAGCTCACGACCGACTGGTACACGAGCCCCAGAGAGCGGATCCGCGACGGGATCGGCTATCTTCGCCGCCGGCACCGCTTCCCGTGGGGCCCCGACGAGACGGTCGACGTCCACGGCGTCCGCCGCATCGAGGACGGTGTCGCCGAGATGCAGGACGGCCGCCTCGTCGGCCTCGTCCGCGTCGAGCCAACGAACACGGCGATGATGGAGCGGGACCAGAAGGACCACCTCACGGCGCAACTGGGATCGGTGATCGACGAGGAGATCAAGGACTTCGACGTGAACCTGTACGCGACGACGACGGAGCCGGATACGGACGCCCTCACCGACGAGTATCAGCGGCGCCTAGAGGGCGACCTCGAGGACCTGGACGACGACCGCGCAGTCGCACTCCGGAAGCGCATGCACATCGAGAATCTGGTCGAGTGGCGCGACGACAACCAGTCGATGTGGGACGCCCGGGACTGGGAGTTCTACGTCGCCGTCCCGGTCTCGCCGACGGTCCTCCAGCACGACGCCAGCGTCTGGGAGTTGCTCCTACCGTTCCTCGATCCCGAAGGCGAGCGCTCCGACGGCGAGCTCGAGGGCATCCTCGCCCAGCGGGTCGCACAAGTCGTCGACGGGATCGGTGGAATCGACGGCCTCGACGCCAGCCGGGTCGACACCGAAGAGTACGCCGACCTGCTGGCCCGGTTCTGGATTGACCGCCAACTCACCGGCGACCAGTACGACCGGCTCGACTGGGAGGAGAGTCCCGACGACGCGGCGCTGACGCCGGCCGAACAGGCGTTCCGGCCGTCCCACCTCGACGAACACCAGGGATTCGTCGAACTCAACGACGAGTACGTCCGGACGTTCTGGATCGCGTCTTGGCCAGTCGAACCGGAGGGACTCTTCCTCGAGGAACTCGTCTCGCTGCGCGGCGTGGACGTCGACATCTGCGTCCACGTGCGCAGCGAGGACAAGAAACGGAAGATCAGCCAACTCGAACACCAGATCGCGGACATCCAGTCCGAGGGGATGGAACGCGAGCAGAACGCCGACATCAGCGCGATCGACATCGATCGCGACGTCGACGCCTACGTCAAGTATCGTGAACTCCTGCAAGAGACGTCGACCCAGCCCTGGCAGATCTCAGGCTACGTCACGGTCCGGGCGGACTCACAGGACGCCGCAGAGCGCGCTGCGGGCGCCGTCGAGGAGTTCGAGTCGCTGGACGTTGCCCAGCAGGTCGCCCTCGACGAAGCGGCAGAGGACGTCCGTGACGTCGCCGAGGCGAACCCCGCCGACCTGACCGTCATCCCGCCGTCGAAGAACCAACTCGCGGCGGTGCGATCCAGTTCGCCGGTCGGTCGCGACCACTACCAGAAGGAGACGGCCGAGGAGAAGACTCGATCAGTCCCCGGCGGCGCGATCGGCGCGATGTTCCCGTTCTGCCACGTGACGATTGAGGAGGACCACGGTATGGAGTGGGGCCGCAACGAACAGAACGGGACAGTGATCAAGGCCGACCCCTTCGACCGCGGCGTCGCACCCCATATAATCACTATCGGCCAGTCCCGGTCGGGGAAGACCTACGGCTGCTCGAAGGCCGCGGCCCGGTGGTTCATGGAGAGCGACGATCACACGCTGATCCTCTGTGACACCCAAGCCGGCTTCGAAGGGCTGACCGAGCAACTCGGCGGGCGACACTACGTCGTCGACGGGTCGAAGACGATCAACCCGCTGGACATCCAGCCCGTCCCGAAGTACGTCCGCGAGAGCATCGGACAGGTCAACCCCTACCGGATGAAGATCGACGAGGCGACGCAGTTCTTCGCCGGCGTGCTCCGGGCACAGGGCGTCGATCCCGGGCCCTACACGGCCACGATCGAGGAGGGCCTTGAGGAGACCTACGCCCGGTTCGACATCTACCCGGAAGACCTCGATAGCCACGCCAATCAGAGCCCGACGATCGAGGACTTCCTCGAGACGTTCGATCGCATCGCCGAGAACCCGGACGACTACTCACTCACCGACAGTGGCGTGGAGAGCGATCGCAAGGAAGAGCAGGTAGCCAAGTTACTCACGAAGCTGCGGGGATTCAGGCCCAGTGGAAAGTACCACTACCTCGTCGGCCAGACTGAGGAGAGCTTGACCGATCCTGAGCTGGACATGGCGTACCTGGACCTCCGGCAGTTCCAGAGTTCCTCGGAGGCCGAGAAGTCGGTGATGCTGCAGTTGATGCTCGGGCAGGTCTACGAGAAGGTCAAGCGCTCGCAGGGGAAGGTCGTCTTCCTGATCGACGAGGCTCACGTCCTGCTGCACAGCGAGAAGATGGTCGAGTGGCTCCAGAAGGCCGCCCGCGAGTGGGCCCGCTACGATGCGGCGCTGTGGTTCGTCAGCCAGAGCCCACGGGAGTTCCTCGCCTCGATGCAGGGCCACGACGAAGCCGAGGAGAGCCACCGCCGTACGATCGTCGACCAGTGCTCGACGATCCAGTGCTACCGGACGCCCGGCGTCGAACCGGAGATCCTGGAACAGCTCGGCCTCAACCGGAATCAGGTCGAGTTCGTGAAGCGGAAGGCGACGCCGGGCAAGGCCGGCAAAGGCTACTCCGAGTGTCTGACCAAACTCGACGACTACCAGTCGTGGTTCCCAACGTTCGTCGAGGCGGCACCGTACGAGGATACCCTCCTCCAGTATACCCGCCGGGACCACGGAGACTTCGAGGAGTATCTCGACCAGGCGTGGGGAGCGATCAATACGAACGGTGTGACTATTGACCATCCCCAGAATCTGAACCTCGGAGATGGAGTATCTACAGTTGGAGACGAAGAAAGTAGACCACGCTCTCATAGACCTGACGACAGCAGTACAGACGGACCTGTTGAGTCCGTTCAATCGAACTGA